aaatatttagatgttcttttttttctcaagttTAATGCTTGTTATCATGCTCCTCTTCTCTCCTGTGCTGCAGGACAGTACTCATCTCTCTGACATCAGTAGTGGTTCTGGTCATCAGTACCGACTGGATCAGCTGGGACAACCTGAACCGAGGCTTCCTGCCCAGTGATGAGGTCTCCAGAGCCTTCCTAGCTTCCTTCATCTTGGTCTTTGACCTTCTCATTGTTATGCAGGTAGATCAGCCCCATGGGGCCAATTTAAggggggggagaaagaaagaaagaaagaaagaaagaaagaaagaaagaagcaagCTGGGATGTCTCTTGGCTTACTCTATTACCTACCTTGCCAGGTCCTCTGCCTCCCCCTTTTTCCTTCCTATTCATCAATGAGGCACTGCGGCACAAAGCAGTGCGAGGGCGGTTGATCCCTCTCAGCTGGCACGGACAcaaacttacacacacacacaaacacatgtataTCTGTTTATATACGAAGGTACAAACAGAGAGGTGTGGTGTGGTGTTAAATATaaattgactttttaaaaaaatctcttttaCCGTCTTCATCATGTTTCCCAGACCTCCCTATGAGCCTAGAGAcgagtttattttgtttaatgaTGACTCACAAGATTGGAGTCCCCACTTCCCCCACCGCCCCCAACCCAAtgtcttctctctctcacagGAGAGTGAACATCAATAAAGCCTGTGTCAGTCACTCATGAATATGCAAATGTGCTtgtctggggggaaaaaaaacccaaaaacacatACTGTGTGCTTAGGAGAAAGATTGTGAGATTTTTGTTTCCCCCCACACTGCTAACCATGCGCCTGAACCACAGGCCAATCATCTATTTGCTCAGAGCTTCTTGAGCCTAATTCAGCAAAGCGCCTCCCAATGTTTAATGAACATATTTCACTGGAGCTCGTTAGCAGGTATTAGAGGACGTCCTACAATACCAATATCTCGTATCCCCTAAACATATATTTCCACTCTGTTTATTATGGTAATTATAAGGAGCCAGCAAATGTATGGGAGGACATTTTTCAGTGTTATAAATACCTCACTCCACAGAATCCTGGCACCGACGCCATTATTATTCCCTTGGTATTGTGTATTAGAACAACTGTAACACTAAAAGTGATTTCTAGACTTATTTATTGAAACAGTTCATTATTTTAAGAAGGGCTTTTTGCTGCTCAAGCCAGTAATTACTTCACGCTGTGGTCTTTTCCTCACAATTATTGTGATTATGCAGATTTAAAGCAGTAGCTGATCTTACACTGTGCAAGCGTTTCCTCCCAAACATCCTCGCGTCTCGCTGAGGCCAGCTTTTTCGCCTTCCTTGACCGACTCCCGGACGATGTGTTTGACATCTCCGTTTCTGGACCCTCGACTCTCTCGCTCACGCTCACTCACTGTAACTTGGCTGTTTATCATTCCCGGCTCGCAGTGATTTGTTTACGACAGGCCTCCGCTCATTTTCTGCGCGGTGTACAGCAAGCACATTTACTGCAATTATTTATGGGTCAAGTTAGCTTGTGCCGTTACAGGGCTCTCGCACCGGCGGCCGTCACTACATTCCTTCGGTCAATAAAAATTCATCCGCCGCAGCCCTCCCAACAGCTTCATTCGCCTCTATCCTGGATCTGTGCCATAGTTAATCTCACGCCTCCATGAGAAAAGATGGGTGATTTTGTTCTCATGCTAATTAATGCTCCAATTAATGACCTGTCTGGATTTGCCTCCGAGCAGggttttatcttctttttttattattattattttttatataattgtggctttttgctgttttggGTTTTCTTTGGCAACCAAATGTCAGATTTCTGtatatacatatttacatatgTGAAAGATGTTGATACACCCTGCCAGTTTACTCTACCTGTATTTGTTGTAGAGACTCATTATTTTGTGGTAGGAATGTTTAAATGCCATGCCTGCAAGTGCTACGGCAACCGATACAGCAGCTACGGAAGCAAAGTGGAGGACTTAATTAATATCCAAGGGGCTCTCGTcaaattgttttgctgttcTGTTCATAGATATTGGCACAGGAGACCTTGGATCACATGAGGACGTAGTGAATTCAGATGTGTTAATTTCGTGCAGAGCAAGAAGCTCTGTGCAAATAACAGAATCAAATGGAAATGGAGCTAATCTGAAATTATGTGTgccttgtttttttcccctctaatAGTTATGACAAAAGCTAATTTGCAAAATGATTAAGTCAGCTCAGCAGAAAGAAACTGTTTCATAacattttcctctctctgtctctctgtgtgactTTCATTAGTTTCATCTGTGTTTATAATCATTTTAATGCCATGCTTTTCATAATCTTAAGTAACTCATTACAGaaatatttaaatacattttaaaatggtgTCGTAACACGGACATACAGTAGGAATCGTCTCCAGCAGCAGAACAGCAGACAGTAACAATTTAAGGCTCTGTATTCACTGTTAGGTTagattttactttaaaaaaattacttgATCTTTAATTTTTTGATAACAAAAGCAAATTTTTGCTCACTGCCCACTTCATTAGGGACACTTGTTCAATGGTTGGCAGAAGCCTACTGCGTTCAGGTatttagacatggtcaagatgaagTTTAAAGCGAGAATcaaaatggggaagaaaggggaTTTTAAAAGACTTTGAATGTTGTGTGGCTGTTTGTTCCAGATGGTGGTGGCCTGCAAATTGGTGATCTAGGGttcatctctagggtttacatgGAATGTAATGCTCTGAACTgtcaggaaggcaacagtaattcaaataaccACTAGTTATGACCAAGATGAGCAGAAGAGCCTCTTTGAATGCACAATATGCTCTTCAAGCAGACGGTCTCTAGCAGCAGAAAACCGGATCAGGAGCCAATCccgtcagctaagaacaggaaactgaggctgcaGTTCATACAGGCTCACTAAAATTGGAAAAATATTGCCTGGTCCTGATTCTTCAGCATTAGGATAGAGGCGATCCTAAATGTCTTCTTGCCTTGTATCTAGGAGACCTTAGCAGGGAAAAATTTCCTCTGACATAAAAGCTCCTGGGATCACTGAAACATACAAACCACCTCCTTGAATTATCAAGGAGTTTTAGGACTCCCTGATAATTCAAGGAgggaaaggagccagctgaggggGTTTGGGCATCTGATGCCTCCTGGACACCTCAAAGGCAAGGTGTTTCAGGCTCCAACTGGGAGGAGGTCTCTGAAtttgctggagagattatgtctTGGCTGGCTTGGGAACAACCTGGTGTCCACCCAGGTGAGCTGGAAGAGGTAGGAAGTCTGGGCTTGCCCCCTTGACCTTAACCTAGATAAGTGgtagaagatggatggatggatggactgagcCCCTTAGTTCCAGTTGAGCATCATTTATATGCCAAAGCCTAGctgtattgttgctgaccatatCCACCCCTTCATgatcacagtgtacccatctgaTGGCTGCCTCCACCAGGGTAACACatgaatcatttcaaactggtttcttgggctacgttcacactgcaggcgaaagcgcatcaaatccgacttttttgatcctatgcgacccatatccgatcatgtgaacagcacaaatctgatattttcaaatccgatgatttgatgttttaaagcgactgctgtttgaatggtcatgtcgcattaaatctgttttttacgtcactgacacaagacagacgccaataatcagcgccggagaagacatcgcggacgcttcctggccatcccgtgtagatgttagtgaaactgaagCTCAtacggaaaaaagggaaaaaatcagcataaaaatcaataaaagaagcaaagcgtttaaagagcaaagagatgaagcgtccACACTCACTAGGGAGATGGAAAAATGAAGCACcactcctctctaaaacagcaataagaatgattattaggccatatgtaaataacaaaacaactttacaacttaaagcaaaattgggaaacgtaaagtccaaaaagtgtctttatattaagggccatcagtcaaacaatagtgtttgctctgggtctaaacagagcacgTTGTGTGTGACTTCTCCTTTTGCTCATGCGGGccactttgagggttcacactggAGCGTGTTTGCTGACACATTTTATCTGTAGTGTGAACAActagacaaaaaaatcggatttgatccaaaaatcggaattgagcattaagatctgcagtgtgaacatagcCTTAAACATGATGGTGAGTTCAGTGCACTTAAATGGCCTCCACAATCGCCGTATCTCAATCCAACTGAATACCTTTGGGATAGGAACGGGAGATTTGCATCACCAATGTGCGCTTGTCAAATCCGCAGGTGTAACAGATTTGACAGCTGCTCAAGTTGTCATGTTAATAcggaccaaaatctcagaggagtctttccagcaccttgttaaatctatgccatgaagaacTAATGAAGTTCTAAAGGCAAAAGAGGTCTAACCCAGCTCTAGCAGTGtgcacctaataaagtggctgatgAGTGTATATTGTTTATTAATTAGAATTCAGTTaaattttgattaaaaaaaaaaaaatctaatctaaAAAAGTTCTTCAGTACTTCACTGGTTTAAAAATGCAAAGCTGTAGGACTCTGTAGAACTGAcagttttccattttcaaaaaaaataagaaataatacTTTTTTCACCTAATAAATGAATCATGTTTTGTGTATGAATAGTGAATAGTTTCACTAAAAACCTACTAGCCACCCAATAAAACTACATatttgcaaaaaagaaaagtgacaccacgggggcagaggaagatgctgaTGTTGAGCTGCCtgctgatatatatatatatatttttttttaatctggtgAAATCCCATGTGCACAGGCACATGAGTACACACCACATGCGTGTAAACACACAGATTCGTCTGCCGTCTCCAGTAGCTGGCACCACGTTTAACCTCCAGTCAGTTTATGAAGAGACTCCACTGAGTCTTAATATTAGCTAATATTGAAGCCTTCTGTGAAGTGTTCAGCATCCAATAAACTATGATGCAGAGCTGACATTGGTCACTTCAGTGTATTCAGATGGGTGGCAGCATCACAATTGCGAGCTAAATTTTCAAAACCTGTTGTATTTGTGCGTGTTTTAGGACTGGGAGTTCCCTCACTTCATGGGTGACCTGGATATGAATCTGCCAGGAATGTCTACAACACATGTGAAGGTTAAGCTTCCTGTCTGCAAGCGCATCTTTAAAGAGGAGTACCACATTCATATCACAGGTACACTCAGATACAGGTCCTCCGGACAAAGAACGgggttatttcatttttttttttttaatgagaacctctgtttttttgttttttttctattttttttttttaatttttttacagCTGTTGGAAATGGATTAGGCagcagaaagaaatgaaaatgtcCATGAGGGAGACATAAATTTGCCCTATTTTTGAATTGTgaatacttaaaataaaaaagtgctGTGGCTGCTCTACTTTTCcactcctttctttctttgggGAAGTGTTTGTTGGTTAAACCACAAGCAACCATTTATAATACATGTGTAGTTTCTGTGGAAAGCAGGTGCCAACGCCGCTTCGATTGTGTTTCCTGTTCCTCGCGTTCCTCCCTGATGTGCGAGATGCTTCCCTCATCATCTCTCGCATCTCGGCCTCTTTAATGTTCTCTGCAAATGAGTGTATTTCCCATTTAAAACCGTCCTACTGGTTTCTCTATTTGGTTCTGCCACATGAACACGGCCTGTCATGACTATCAAGGGGAGGCGAACCAGTGTTCCTGAGCTAAATGTTAAACTGTTCAAAGGCTCAGTGGTTCGCAGAAGGTTGTTAACCTTAATGCATTGCATATCCATTAAGCATTATGGAAATGGCTCCGGTGCGGCGTGATTGGTTTAACTGAAAGCTTATTAGCATCATATCTCGGGGAAAGGTAGGGAGTAGTGTCACATATACCAGGGGCGACATCTGCCTGCTATCAGACAACCTGGGCAGTGGTGGTGTGGGCTGTCTCATGGTAATATAGTGATCTTGTTAGGAGATACCGTGGAGGAGCTACCACCTCTATCTGCATGCAAAATGAGAGGAATTTCTGATTAATGAATGTGACAGCATATCCATCTATGGACTCTGCCCGCTTAGCCATGTTTGGTGGAGGCTTGTGTGGTACATCGTTGAGGATATGCTTTAAATCATCTTTACAGTGCGTGCATGCTACTTAGCTTTCAAATATAAGCCTGGTCTAATCCAAGTTGAAATTCTCATTGCAGGTAAGTGGTTCAACTATGGTATCATCTTCCTCGTGCTGATTTTGGACCTTAACATGTGGAAGAACCAGATCTTCTATAAGCCCTATGAATATGGGCAGTATGTTGGGCCTGGTGAGAAGATCTTCACAGTGGAGGAGCCAGAAACCCTCAAGGACTTCAATCACAGCACACTCACCTACGAGTGGCGCTCCACCAACGTTGACCCTAGGACCAACTTAACCTACGTGGAGCGGGACATGTTCCTCCACAGCCGCTACATTGGAGCCAGCTTGGATGTGAAATGCCTGGCCTTTATTCCGAGCCTAGTGGCGTTCGTACTCTTTGGGTTTTTCATCTGGCTGTTTGGTCGATTTCAGGACAGCGAGACCTTCACAGAAAATCCAGACAAGAGTTACGAGAGGATAAAGAGGAAGTCGCCATCCGAGTACAGCAAGGAGATGGGCGCGACGCCAGAGGAGACACATGTCACTATGACCGATAGCCTCAAACGATCGGGAACGCCGATGCTTCTGTCGGTGGATGGGCCGCACTTTGGAGCGACACCCTCTACGAACTCTACGATTTCCATGGAAACCCAAGAGACACATCCGAGCATTGTGATCGACAGCACGGAGCAGGATGAACCGGCAGTCTCTTTCGATGTTCACAAATTCTCCCCGTGACTTGACGAACCTCTGAAACTTTGCACCTGCAGACAGGTTGGAACCAACATGATCAATGGTAAACAACTCGAGCATGTTTATTCAGGACAGCACGAGATGTCAGAGGAGGATCTTTAACACAGTTCTTCAAGTGAAGGACAGAGTGTTATTTACCTAGCCTAACCTTGATGGCTGTTCCAGtcatattaatatatttttgtaccaaaagcattttaaaagtcTTTAAATGGCACCAATTCTGATACATAGCAGATCCATTGCAAAACCTCAACTGACCAGGTGCTACCTTGGATTTTACATTTTCCTAATTCAATTTTGTCAAGGTACACTAACGGGTGCCTGTAACAGAGAACTATTTCTACAGATGTGACCTTTGGTTAGTGGAGTTTTATTGTTTCAAAACAGTGTTATAACTACAGCAGTGCCTTGATATTTCACATATTCAGATACGCAAAGCATATTCTAAACAGCCTGTGTGACCATCCGGATCTGCTTTACTAATGTCTGACATACTGTATGCTCTTTTCATATCGACATCATGTTACCTCATTTGATCCTGAAACGttatcattttaatttattcTCATGCGATGTCACTCTTACTACGTTTTAATTGTGTTTATGACCATCGGTGTACGGTGACGACCTCCTCATTTACCCTCACTTGATTTTAGTTGCAAAGATAATAAATGCAATCAGCAGAGATCAAATAGCTAAGCAGCAAGCCACCTCATGATTGCTTATGCGGCTGCTGCACCTTTACTGAATACCAACAGAGGGAGAAAAGGTGGTTTTTGCCCTTGGCataaacataaatgtaaacCATTGAAGTGCAGCGGTGACTTCTCCAAAGCTCAGGGCTTCTTTATGTAAAGCTAATGGTTGTAAAAGCAgattttctttcctgttttattgcaTGAAAGAAAAGGTGCATTATCCTACTGTAAAAGAAACCCTCATTTCAAACATAACtaaaagctgcagcattttagcTTAAACTGGCTTTAATGTGTAAAAGTGTTTGTACACCTAAGTTTGGGGGGTGTTTGGTCCAAAAAcatgttcttttttgtttttttatacaataaaataaccaTCTAAATTAAGTTTGTTGTTAATTATATAATGAACTTGCTCATGCTTTTGACCAAAGATGCTCAATCATGCAGTATTTTGAACATATTTGCAAGAAAATGTGATGATTTGAGACAAAGACATGTACGCACCGAGACAACGCAAGATAGCATGTGCTCTTGTTGTACTCTGCATTGATATATAATGCACAATATTACACTGTGGCTGCAGAAATAAGAAACTATGACATATATCTATATGATATTTCTCAAATAGTCTGCTTTGTTTGCCAATGAAAGGCACAGCAGTCATCATGTAACAGAATATGACCAGATTTCTTACATTTTGTAAACTTATCTACAGTACAAATTAATATAATTACATTCACATTAATGGATTAtcgttaaattttttttatctttaatttttgaaatgacaaaaacaattaaaatgtcttttatttaaGGTTGAGGTCCTGTTCTGGTAGAACATTACACAGTGGAGTTTTCTGcatttgtctttttgtgtgtgtgaactggaagcagagcgagagagagatgtCCACTTGTGTCTGTACATGATGTTTTATACTTAAcagtccgtgtgtgtgtgtgtgtgtgtgtgtgcagacacatGTGAAGTGTGTAGGTGTTTGCTGCTACACTTCTTTTCAACAAAGGCCATTCTGTGAAGAGGTCAATTTATTCAGCATAATTGGTTTGCAGCTTTTGGTTTAGTAATTATCCTTTTATACATTAAAGCTCTGTGAAGACATTAGATATTAGTGTTTTACCAAAGGGCAGAACCTCTTTGGACATGAAGGGGCTCTAATATGTTTGGAATGCAGCTGTAATTGTTTGGGTTAAAAGTGAGGCCTTTGTCTTGTTCGGACTGTTTTCATTGTGTTGTGCTGCATAACTGACAATTCCTACAAGTTCCTCTCTGTTTTTTGAAGCAAAGGggattgttttgtgtttccacAGTGTACTGTACTACTGTTGAACCTTGTGCTACCAataaattaatacattttttacaTTCTGTATCGCTTGACCATTTTCCTTAATTCTTTTTGAACAAGGTTGCTGATCTCGATAAGTAACTCGCAAGTTAAGTTctgcttttcagtttttctataTGCTTGGGAAGTATAGTTGCCAAGCAACAGTGCAGGTCAAGCTTCTTGCATCTGCTGACCCAATTAATGTGGGCAACAGGAGAAATAATGATACTATCTCTTCACAAGGACACTCGAATACGTAGCCTGCATACACATAGCACCCAGCTCAGATTAGCATGAGTTCTCCTCTGAGCCTGTCCGTTGTTTGATTTATGCCAGTGGGaaacaatttgaatttgttactTGTTTTGTTCCCCGGCGGGATTTGTTTATAGAACATGTCTACGTGTAAATGAGTTATAGATTGGATCGAAAATGTCTGAGGGATGAAAACTGAACTCACTGCCGACAGAATTGGTTCCCAGTGTGGTGTTGGGACTCCTCCATTGAGGTTGAGAGAAAAATCTGAAGGGCCTTGAGATGATTGATAATatattaaagaagaaaaaaaatgtgctttgttacAGAGAATTATGGCACAGTACGGCTTTTCATCTTTGCTGTTTTGCCATGCACGCCGCTTGGCTCTGGATGGCAGTGCCGGATGATCAGAGCCACGCTGGATTCAAGAGGAAATTTTGAAAGGAATGTTGCGAAATTTTTTAAAGGCACTGAAAGAGTCCTACAAATGTTAGGGATCACATTTATAGAGTGAACGAGAGCCAGTCGCCCACTGTGCATTTAGTGTTAATCGGCGAATGTTACTGTGCGAATTTGCTAAATTTATATGACACGGATGGTAGACATAAACACCAGGATATAGTTATTGTGAGCTCTTCAACTTTTACCCTTTATCTCAAAGTGCAGCTGTGTCTAAATAAGAGATGCCGATTATGAGAAAGGGCTGAAATCCAACCAGTGGTTAATGAGAAAATACCACACAGAGGAGTGCGTTATGACAGATCTGTGATGTAACAGTTATTCACTTTCACTAGGAAATATTCAACAATTCTTCTAAGACTCTTGGATGTGCTGATCGCAAATTTAACTATAAAACAATCTAATTTAAATTGTTTGTtctattaaaaatgctccaacacCACAAACACGGTCATGTGGTCCAGTTTGGCGACTCAAATGAGCTGGGAGCTATTCTGTGTCGACATCCATGTATTATATGTACATATTCATGCTTATAATATAGGATTTCACTCTCTTTTTGGGACTACCAGATGTTACCCTTCAGATCAAGTCCCATACACGCATCTTGgccttgcagggttttttttcttgtaagcTCTTCTGTTTTGACATATATGCAAAGATTCTATTAAAAAGGGTTGCATGTAAGCCTAAATCTAACCCATTCTTAAAGCATGTGGTTGTTAATAGATAAAAGGGACTGCAGGGGTTGCTGCTGATAAAAAGTGGTTGATCGTTTTAGGTTAAATCATGTTAAACAGTGACTGTTTCATCCATCAGCTGTAGAAAGCTGCTTCACGGGCCTGGAATCCAACCACCGGTTTAACACAACAGAGGAGTGAGTTATGAAAAATCTGTAATGTGACAGAAGCAGTTAAACAAACTGATGTGAGACTATGCTATCGTAGGTGTCATCCAATCCAGCACTCCATTGTCAGTAACCGTGTATCCCGGGATGTGTAATTGCACCCACAAAACTTGAATCCTGCTGTGCCATTCACTGCAAAATTAGCTTTAATAAGAGCCTCAGCTAGATTGCTTCAGTAGTAAATATTAAAACACCTGCAAGCAGATTTGTGAATACCTGAGGTCTCACGGATGCTCGTTGTTTGTCTGTGAAATAAATCCCATTGCCAGAGTGTATTAGCTGTTTTTACTGAGGCCTCTTCCAAGTCTGCCATTGGGCTGAGAAATtagatattgatttttttttttttttttgaggaccaTGCAGAAAGTGAGAGAGCACATCAAAACAGGCAtttcaaaaaaaatgtttatggggTGTTGGAGCCTGATACCCACGTTGTCTTAAAAGTGTATCGACTTCTCCCTCATTGCCGTGGATGCATTCGTGTTGGAAACGTTCATGATCAATTCCTTTCTGTCTGGTAATCAAATTTTTAgcttgcttctttttttcatgaCAGAGAAGCTTTCTTTCAAACTGACTTCAGGCACCTTTGGAATGTTCCCCATTATTTACTATTTGTTCCAATAGCATGTCTACAAATCCAAAAAGACATAAGAACTGCTTTTTGAGGGAGGATATGAAGCACTATTGTTGGACCTAGAGCTAAATATAAGCCAGAAAAATTCTCTAGAGGGAATGAGCCATAGCTACAGATCAACTGGAATCTTCTCTACTGTCTTTGAGCTATCCTCCAATTAGATCAGTGTATCATGTCCTGGCATGGCCCATCACTCTGTGCTGGCAGCTCCGTGACTCTTAGAGACCTTGTGAAATTTATCATTACTGTCAGTCCCAGCCAGCTACAAGGTTTCCCTTCAGTCTTTTCACCAAGTCTGAGATGGTTTCTGTCCCCAGTGGCCACAAGGGAAAGAGAATTCATCAGCAATTCCTTCTGCGGGTTTCTGATACCTAACAGAGGAACATGTGGCTCGGATAAATCTCTCAGAACCTCCAACAAGTCACTCAGAGGACTGAAACCCCAGGGGTGGGTTTGTGATAATGATGTCTGCCTTACTCTTCCTGTGTCGAGGAAGAGGATCAAATTTTATTCAAATTGTTCGTAAGTTATATAAAATGAAGAGCTGCTTggtgaatattaaaaaaaaattcagttgCAATGTCCTTcagtggagcagcaggtaaatGACGATAAAATCCAGTGTTGGGGaaaaatgtctctttttttttttttttttaccaacatTGGACCTACAAAACTGAAAATATCAATCAGAAAAATATCTAATAGAAAGATATCTGTCACTGTGCAGCGTATTTCTTTGTGAACAGTGGAAAAAGTTGATCTTGACATTGTAAGCCTTGCTGCAAAACTCACACACTGCACtgttttaaatagttttataTAATATGTTAAAGTTCAGCTCCATCTCCCGACCTAAGCACACTGAGATTTAAATCAGCTGATATTTTCAGGTgactggaat
The Maylandia zebra isolate NMK-2024a linkage group LG7, Mzebra_GT3a, whole genome shotgun sequence DNA segment above includes these coding regions:
- the tmem117 gene encoding transmembrane protein 117 isoform X1, translated to MEIDALFRYYFQHPWSRLIVAYLVTFFNFLIFAEDPISHSQTEAHMIVVGNCFSFLFNKYPGLGWNILKVIGWILAIITGLLAGKFIFHRQLFGRYLRLKMFREDHGSWMTMFFSTILFLFIFSHIYNLFLLMAGSMKPHMVTEYMGIRNESFMKIAAVGTWMGDFVTAWMVTDMMLQDQHYPDWGKAARRFWKQGNNRIVLFWTVLISLTSVVVLVISTDWISWDNLNRGFLPSDEVSRAFLASFILVFDLLIVMQDWEFPHFMGDLDMNLPGMSTTHVKVKLPVCKRIFKEEYHIHITGKWFNYGIIFLVLILDLNMWKNQIFYKPYEYGQYVGPGEKIFTVEEPETLKDFNHSTLTYEWRSTNVDPRTNLTYVERDMFLHSRYIGASLDVKCLAFIPSLVAFVLFGFFIWLFGRFQDSETFTENPDKSYERIKRKSPSEYSKEMGATPEETHVTMTDSLKRSGTPMLLSVDGPHFGATPSTNSTISMETQETHPSIVIDSTEQDEPAVSFDVHKFSP
- the tmem117 gene encoding transmembrane protein 117 isoform X2, coding for MFREDHGSWMTMFFSTILFLFIFSHIYNLFLLMAGSMKPHMVTEYMGIRNESFMKIAAVGTWMGDFVTAWMVTDMMLQDQHYPDWGKAARRFWKQGNNRIVLFWTVLISLTSVVVLVISTDWISWDNLNRGFLPSDEVSRAFLASFILVFDLLIVMQDWEFPHFMGDLDMNLPGMSTTHVKVKLPVCKRIFKEEYHIHITGKWFNYGIIFLVLILDLNMWKNQIFYKPYEYGQYVGPGEKIFTVEEPETLKDFNHSTLTYEWRSTNVDPRTNLTYVERDMFLHSRYIGASLDVKCLAFIPSLVAFVLFGFFIWLFGRFQDSETFTENPDKSYERIKRKSPSEYSKEMGATPEETHVTMTDSLKRSGTPMLLSVDGPHFGATPSTNSTISMETQETHPSIVIDSTEQDEPAVSFDVHKFSP